A genomic stretch from Flavobacterium sp. KS-LB2 includes:
- a CDS encoding glycosyltransferase family 2 protein: protein MSDPTFSILITTKNRITDLAFTLEKIKYLLKEDGVECVVFEDGSTDGTYEYVKENFPEVKLLSNPVSKGYIFCRNKMLNETKADYAISLDDDAHFVTENTLELIRRHFEENPACGLLALRIFWGLQEPEIIFSNERFQRVQGFVGCAHVWRMKAWRDIPQYPEWFVFYGEENFASYQLFKKKWEVHYFPEVLVQHRVDVKGRRVNDDYTIRLRRSLRSGWYLFFLFYPLEKVPRKMAYSLWMQFKLKVFKGDFKALQAIFLAVFDLVWNMPKVLQNANRLTMKEYEEYNKLPETKIYWQPEK, encoded by the coding sequence ATGTCAGATCCAACTTTTTCCATCCTTATCACCACCAAAAATCGCATAACCGATTTAGCTTTTACTTTGGAGAAAATCAAGTATTTGCTAAAGGAAGATGGTGTGGAATGCGTGGTTTTTGAAGATGGTTCCACCGATGGCACTTATGAGTATGTAAAAGAAAACTTTCCGGAAGTAAAACTCCTCAGCAATCCGGTTTCCAAAGGCTATATTTTTTGCAGGAACAAAATGCTGAACGAGACAAAGGCTGATTATGCCATTTCATTAGACGATGATGCTCATTTTGTTACTGAAAATACCTTAGAATTGATTCGCAGACATTTTGAAGAAAACCCTGCTTGTGGTTTACTGGCTTTGCGTATTTTTTGGGGATTGCAAGAGCCTGAAATAATATTTTCAAATGAGAGATTCCAACGAGTACAAGGTTTTGTAGGTTGTGCCCATGTCTGGCGCATGAAAGCTTGGCGTGATATTCCTCAATATCCTGAATGGTTTGTTTTTTATGGAGAAGAAAATTTTGCCTCTTATCAATTGTTTAAAAAAAAATGGGAAGTCCATTATTTCCCAGAGGTGTTGGTGCAGCATAGAGTCGATGTAAAAGGAAGACGAGTTAATGATGATTATACGATTCGTTTGCGGCGTTCTTTGCGTTCGGGTTGGTATTTATTTTTCTTGTTTTACCCATTGGAGAAAGTCCCACGAAAAATGGCCTATTCGCTTTGGATGCAGTTCAAACTGAAAGTATTCAAAGGCGATTTCAAAGCCTTGCAAGCTATCTTTTTGGCTGTGTTTGATTTGGTTTGGAATATGCCTAAAGTGTTACAAAATGCCAATCGTTTGACGATGAAAGAATATGAAGAGTATAACAAACTACCAGAAACTAAAATCTATTGGCAACCAGAAAAATAA